The proteins below come from a single Bactrocera dorsalis isolate Fly_Bdor chromosome 5, ASM2337382v1, whole genome shotgun sequence genomic window:
- the LOC105223430 gene encoding cuticle protein 16.5 produces MSKLLSLSLLLLLVIALSASCVTAKPDQVAVAAPVAAAPVVAAAPVIAAAPYAAAAAAAPPYAAYSAPYAAYTSAYAAPYSAAYTAAVVPAAYTNAPLNSAVASQRVDIQSNYYATPLIAAAAPAKLVAPPAPIAAAAPAPARFVAPAAAYPAAVSAAYTAPYAPVAAPGVPAAYTAPYIAPSVAAVAPANYVAPAAAAVAPAPVPARYVAPAAPVIGAPVAAGPAKLVAPSVVV; encoded by the exons ATGTCGAAACTC TtgtcgttgtcgttgttgttgttgctggtgatTGCTCTGAGTGCTAGCTGCGTGACAGCTAAGCCCGACCAAGTGGCCGTCGCTGCGCCTGTTGCTGCTGCTccagttgttgctgctgccccGGTTATTGCTGCCGCCCCATACGCTGCCGCAGCCGCAGCCGCACCGCCCTATGCCGCATATTCAGCACCCTACGCGGCATACACTTCAGCGTACGCTGCACCCTACTCAGCAGCATACACTGCCGCCGTCGTCCCCGCCGCCTACACGAACGCTCCATTGAACTCTGCGGTCGCCAGCCAACGTGTGGATATACAAAGCAATTACTACGCAACACCACTGATAGCTGCTGCGGCACCTGCCAAGTTGGTCGCACCACCTGCTCCCATTGCTGCTGCAGCTCCGGCTCCTGCTCGTTTTGTTGCGCCAGCCGCCGCCTACCCTGCCGCCGTGTCAGCGGCTTACACAGCTCCTTATGCGCCCGTTGCCGCACCCGGTGTGCCTGCCGCTTATACGGCTCCCTACATCGCTCCATCCGTCGCTGCCGTAGCTCCAGCTAACTATGTTGCTCCTGCGGCTGCGGCTGTGGCTCCAGCTCCAGTTCCAGCTCGGTATGTAGCCCCCGCCGCTCCGGTAATAGGTGCCCCAGTTGCTGCTGGCCCAGCTAAGCTGGTTGCACCAAGTGTTGTTGTCTGA